From Variimorphobacter saccharofermentans, one genomic window encodes:
- a CDS encoding DUF6171 family protein, producing MESKKVCKGCLASVRVSDQEIIEAIDKLSRLKKIQFVSDDIYQQRLEICDSCSDLEYGTTCLQCGCIVQIRAKLVDSHCPYPKNRKW from the coding sequence ATGGAAAGCAAAAAAGTATGTAAAGGATGCCTTGCATCGGTTAGGGTATCGGATCAGGAGATTATAGAGGCAATTGATAAACTGTCACGATTAAAGAAGATTCAGTTTGTCAGTGATGATATCTATCAACAAAGACTGGAGATTTGTGATTCATGCAGCGACCTGGAGTACGGGACAACCTGTCTCCAGTGCGGTTGCATTGTGCAGATTAGAGCAAAGTTGGTTGATTCCCATTGTCCGTATCCAAAAAATCGTAAATGGTGA
- the galT gene encoding UDP-glucose--hexose-1-phosphate uridylyltransferase, protein MKNIYKDIKKLVDYGLKNQLLSDEDRVYTTNRLLELLELDQYEEVDEDYPDINLEEVLYNLTEYACQQGIVKENTQTYRDLFDTKLMNLLLPRPSEVIRRFWELYQESPQMATNYYYKFSQDTDYIRRYRIIKDQKWVVDTEYGMLDITINLSKPEKDPKDIAAARSVQASGYPKCLLCKENEGYAGRVNHPARQNHRIIPIKIYNQSWGFQYSPYVYYNEHCIVFSSQHTPMKIEKATFRKLFDFVKQFPHYFVGSNADLPIVGGSILTHDHFQGGNYQFAMAKAPIEKEFVIHGFEDVKVGIVKWPMSVLRIQSRDDNRLVELGDYILKIWRGYTDETVSIFAYTNDEPHNTITPIARKAGDKYELDLVLRNNITTQEHPLGLFHPHNELHHIKKENIGLIEVMGLAVLPSRLKQEMELLEEYILEDKDLRSNEILQKHADWVDEIKEKYADLNKENIEEIMKTEIGIVYRKVLEHAGVFKRSEKGMQAFERFIRSLDEKY, encoded by the coding sequence ATGAAGAATATTTATAAAGATATTAAAAAACTGGTAGATTACGGTTTGAAGAACCAATTATTATCCGATGAGGACAGAGTATACACAACGAATCGATTATTGGAATTGCTAGAGCTTGATCAATATGAGGAGGTTGATGAGGATTATCCTGACATCAATTTAGAAGAGGTGCTTTATAATCTGACGGAGTATGCTTGCCAACAGGGGATCGTAAAAGAGAACACTCAAACCTATCGGGATTTGTTTGATACGAAGCTTATGAATTTACTTCTTCCAAGACCGAGTGAGGTTATACGACGATTTTGGGAGCTATATCAGGAGTCGCCCCAGATGGCAACGAATTATTACTATAAATTTAGCCAGGATACAGATTATATCAGACGTTACAGAATAATAAAGGACCAGAAATGGGTTGTTGATACGGAGTATGGAATGCTTGATATTACGATTAACCTGTCAAAGCCGGAAAAGGATCCGAAGGATATAGCCGCTGCCAGGTCAGTGCAGGCAAGTGGCTATCCGAAATGCCTGCTTTGCAAGGAGAATGAAGGGTACGCAGGCAGAGTAAATCATCCGGCAAGACAAAATCACCGTATCATACCAATAAAAATATATAATCAGTCTTGGGGGTTCCAGTATTCACCCTATGTCTATTACAATGAACATTGCATTGTTTTCAGTTCGCAACATACTCCTATGAAGATTGAAAAAGCAACATTTCGTAAGCTGTTCGATTTTGTAAAACAGTTTCCCCATTATTTTGTCGGTTCAAATGCTGATCTTCCCATTGTAGGAGGCTCCATTTTAACACATGATCATTTCCAGGGTGGCAACTATCAGTTTGCCATGGCTAAGGCACCGATTGAGAAGGAATTTGTAATTCATGGGTTTGAAGATGTTAAAGTGGGAATTGTAAAATGGCCCATGTCCGTTCTACGTATTCAGAGCCGAGATGACAACAGATTGGTTGAACTAGGAGATTATATTCTTAAGATATGGCGAGGATATACGGATGAGACGGTGTCCATATTTGCATATACGAATGATGAACCACACAATACAATTACGCCTATCGCAAGAAAAGCAGGAGATAAATATGAACTTGATCTGGTGCTGCGTAATAATATTACCACTCAGGAACATCCACTAGGTTTGTTCCATCCTCATAATGAGCTCCATCATATTAAGAAAGAGAATATTGGTTTAATCGAGGTTATGGGACTGGCAGTGTTACCTTCCAGACTAAAGCAGGAAATGGAGCTACTGGAAGAGTATATACTTGAGGATAAAGATCTGCGTTCCAACGAAATACTGCAAAAGCATGCAGACTGGGTAGATGAAATCAAAGAGAAATATGCTGATTTGAACAAAGAGAATATAGAAGAGATAATGAAAACAGAGATTGGTATTGTGTACAGGAAGGTATTGGAGCATGCGGGTGTCTTCAAGCGAAGTGAAAAAGGAATGCAAGCATTTGAACGTTTTATCAGAAG
- a CDS encoding alpha/beta hydrolase, translating into MAVIRATFPSQYLKRNVSICAIIPANWNKDYANDTKNLYADLKTLYMLHGYGGDCNDYLNGPEMQELSNKYNIACVFPSGENSFYLDDEDKDEKFSKFIGEELVGITRSMFRLSSRREDTYIGGISMGGYGAMINGLRYADTFSKIISLSGAYIEINIADKGDFVPDGVSDAKYQKRIFQDPKELRNTDKDPRYCIEMLQKSDKTIPDIYFVCGENDFLIECNRKLHNFMLENNVKHYYEEGDGVHDWEYWKKHLEPSVKWAVE; encoded by the coding sequence ATGGCTGTAATTAGGGCTACTTTTCCATCGCAATACCTTAAGCGTAATGTCAGCATTTGCGCTATTATACCTGCGAATTGGAACAAAGATTATGCGAACGATACGAAGAACCTGTATGCTGATCTTAAGACACTGTATATGCTCCATGGGTATGGCGGAGATTGTAATGATTACCTAAATGGACCGGAGATGCAGGAACTTTCAAATAAGTATAATATTGCATGTGTTTTCCCCAGCGGTGAGAACTCCTTTTATCTGGATGATGAAGATAAGGATGAGAAATTCAGCAAGTTTATTGGAGAAGAGCTTGTTGGAATAACTAGAAGCATGTTCCGTCTGTCAAGCAGAAGAGAGGATACCTATATCGGTGGTATTTCCATGGGTGGTTATGGAGCAATGATTAATGGATTGCGCTATGCGGATACCTTCTCAAAAATCATTAGCTTATCAGGAGCCTATATTGAAATCAATATTGCCGATAAGGGTGATTTTGTACCGGATGGTGTATCGGATGCGAAATATCAAAAGAGAATTTTCCAAGATCCGAAGGAGCTAAGAAATACCGATAAGGATCCCAGATATTGTATAGAAATGCTTCAAAAATCCGATAAGACGATCCCTGATATCTATTTTGTATGTGGCGAAAATGATTTTCTAATTGAGTGCAATCGAAAGTTACATAACTTCATGTTGGAGAATAATGTGAAGCATTATTATGAAGAGGGTGACGGAGTGCATGACTGGGAGTACTGGAAAAAGCATTTGGAGCCTTCTGTAAAATGGGCAGTAGAGTAA
- a CDS encoding alpha-N-arabinofuranosidase, whose protein sequence is MIKIKVNAHEKKEIINKNIYGHFSEHLGRCIYGGIWVGKDSPIPNTDGMRNDVIEALRDIKIPVLRWPGGCFADEYNWMDGIGPYEKRPTMINTHWGGVTENNHFGTHEFLQFCDLIGAKPYINGNVGSGTVREMQQWVEYMTFDGKSPMADLRRENGREEPWKVDFFGIGNESWGCGGNMLAEYYADEYRRYQTYVRNFGDNKIYKIACGPSVDDYNWTDVLMKKAGKLMDGLSLHYYTLPGDWTVKGSAVDFGEEEWFITLKKTLFMDELIVKHKEIMDRYDPEKKVGLIVDEWGSWYDTEPGENPGFLHQQNTLRDALIAGINLNIFNNHCDRVQMANIAQLVNVLQAVILTEGEKMLLTPTYHVFKMYTVHMDAQLLETEVENAEYAYNNEKIPQINVSSSIDSEGKIHISICNLNPNQEAEIDCELDGFSGKKVTGKMVSAEQVNSKNTFENPEEISITSFQNATIKEGHLIATLPAKSVVVLEVE, encoded by the coding sequence ATGATCAAGATTAAAGTGAATGCTCATGAAAAAAAGGAAATAATCAATAAAAACATTTATGGACATTTTTCAGAGCATCTAGGAAGATGTATCTACGGTGGAATATGGGTAGGCAAGGATTCTCCTATTCCGAACACGGATGGTATGCGTAATGATGTGATTGAGGCTTTAAGGGATATCAAAATTCCTGTACTTCGTTGGCCGGGCGGATGCTTTGCTGATGAATATAATTGGATGGATGGAATCGGACCATATGAGAAACGTCCAACCATGATAAATACTCACTGGGGCGGTGTTACGGAGAATAATCATTTTGGTACCCATGAGTTCCTTCAATTTTGTGATTTGATTGGAGCAAAGCCTTATATTAACGGTAATGTCGGAAGCGGAACAGTTCGGGAAATGCAGCAATGGGTGGAATATATGACCTTTGACGGCAAATCACCTATGGCTGACTTACGTAGAGAGAACGGACGGGAAGAGCCTTGGAAGGTTGATTTCTTTGGAATAGGAAATGAAAGCTGGGGATGTGGAGGAAACATGCTCGCTGAGTATTATGCAGATGAATATCGAAGATATCAAACCTATGTAAGAAACTTTGGCGATAATAAGATTTATAAGATTGCCTGTGGCCCAAGCGTAGATGATTATAACTGGACGGATGTATTGATGAAAAAAGCAGGCAAATTGATGGATGGTCTCAGCCTTCACTATTATACGCTTCCCGGAGATTGGACCGTGAAGGGATCCGCAGTAGACTTTGGAGAAGAAGAATGGTTTATTACTTTAAAGAAAACTCTGTTTATGGATGAGTTGATTGTTAAGCATAAAGAGATTATGGACCGCTATGATCCGGAGAAAAAAGTCGGATTAATTGTGGATGAGTGGGGCTCCTGGTACGATACTGAGCCCGGTGAAAATCCTGGTTTCCTTCATCAGCAGAACACATTAAGAGATGCGTTGATTGCAGGAATTAACCTGAATATCTTTAATAATCATTGCGACAGAGTTCAGATGGCCAACATTGCGCAGCTGGTGAACGTACTTCAAGCAGTAATATTAACAGAGGGAGAGAAAATGCTCCTGACTCCTACCTATCATGTATTTAAAATGTATACCGTTCATATGGATGCACAGCTGTTAGAAACAGAAGTTGAGAATGCAGAGTATGCATATAATAATGAGAAGATTCCTCAGATCAATGTATCTTCTTCCATTGATTCCGAAGGCAAAATTCATATCTCGATCTGTAATCTGAATCCGAATCAGGAAGCAGAGATTGATTGTGAATTAGATGGCTTCTCAGGAAAGAAAGTAACTGGTAAGATGGTATCTGCAGAGCAGGTGAACTCCAAAAACACCTTTGAAAATCCGGAAGAAATCAGCATTACATCATTCCAGAATGCGACGATAAAGGAAGGACATCTCATTGCAACCCTGCCTGCTAAATCTGTAGTAGTGTTAGAAGTAGAATAG
- a CDS encoding glycoside hydrolase family 27 protein translates to MSKERIGITPAMGWNSWNTFTWDINEALIRDVADKFIADGYKDAGYEYIVIDDCWSLKERDSSGNLVADPEKFPSGIKALADYIHSKDLKFGMYSCAGTHTCAGYPGSFEHEFQDAKQFAEWGVDYLKYDYCFKPRHISGELLYKRMSLALKNCGRDILFSACNWGEDNVYQWIRESGAHMYRSTGDIRDFWDSIKSIAISQLDKQCYTGSYCHNDMDMLVVGMYGGSNSDYIGSKIGGCTDAEYKTHFSLWCIMGSPLMIGCDIRNTNDATKTILLNRDLIEINQDIECRGAYRIKPEPQWFHSDDAFMLVKVLADGDIAIGFFNLSDTQREMSLQFWDMGLSYASGMSLSLYDCWEHKELGTFSERFAPTIPAHDCMVIRARLVK, encoded by the coding sequence ATGAGCAAAGAACGTATTGGTATAACACCCGCCATGGGGTGGAATTCATGGAACACCTTTACTTGGGATATCAATGAAGCATTGATTCGTGATGTAGCCGACAAATTTATTGCAGACGGATACAAGGATGCAGGATATGAGTATATCGTCATAGACGATTGCTGGAGCCTTAAGGAAAGAGACTCTTCCGGTAATCTCGTAGCAGACCCGGAAAAATTCCCCAGCGGTATCAAAGCACTAGCTGACTATATTCATTCGAAAGACTTAAAGTTCGGTATGTATTCCTGCGCAGGAACCCATACCTGTGCAGGTTATCCCGGAAGCTTTGAACATGAATTTCAGGACGCTAAGCAATTTGCAGAATGGGGTGTTGATTATCTAAAATATGACTACTGCTTTAAGCCAAGACATATCTCTGGTGAATTGCTATACAAGAGAATGAGTCTTGCATTAAAAAACTGTGGACGAGATATACTCTTTTCCGCTTGTAATTGGGGAGAAGATAATGTATATCAATGGATTCGTGAATCAGGTGCGCATATGTATCGTTCAACAGGGGATATTCGGGATTTCTGGGATTCTATCAAAAGCATCGCTATATCACAATTGGATAAGCAATGCTATACCGGTTCCTATTGCCATAATGATATGGATATGCTGGTTGTTGGTATGTATGGAGGAAGTAATAGCGATTATATCGGAAGCAAAATCGGTGGATGTACGGATGCAGAGTATAAGACACACTTTTCCTTGTGGTGTATTATGGGTTCTCCGCTGATGATCGGCTGCGATATCCGTAATACGAATGACGCAACAAAGACTATCCTTTTGAATCGTGACTTAATCGAAATTAATCAGGATATCGAGTGTCGTGGTGCATATCGTATCAAACCGGAACCACAGTGGTTTCATTCGGACGATGCTTTCATGCTGGTAAAAGTATTGGCAGATGGCGATATTGCCATAGGTTTCTTCAATCTGAGCGACACACAAAGAGAAATGTCCTTACAATTCTGGGACATGGGACTTTCCTATGCATCGGGCATGTCCCTATCCTTGTATGATTGTTGGGAGCACAAGGAATTAGGTACCTTCTCCGAGCGCTTTGCTCCGACAATACCTGCACATGATTGTATGGTCATTCGAGCTAGGCTGGTGAAATAA
- a CDS encoding AraC family transcriptional regulator translates to MFYIRNHLTEDITLKDLSSEFSYNGTYISYLFKQHTGLTLRAYILDQRLTLAKRILSEGKSVTDACEASGFRDYSNFIRTFTKEIGMSPGRYRHAKSTIT, encoded by the coding sequence ATGTTCTATATTCGAAATCACTTAACAGAAGACATAACTCTCAAGGATTTATCTTCTGAGTTCAGCTATAACGGTACCTATATAAGTTATTTATTTAAGCAGCATACTGGGTTAACACTGCGTGCCTATATTCTCGATCAAAGGTTAACACTAGCTAAACGAATATTATCAGAGGGAAAATCTGTTACCGACGCATGCGAAGCATCCGGTTTTAGGGATTACTCTAATTTTATTCGTACTTTTACAAAGGAAATCGGGATGTCTCCAGGCAGATACAGGCATGCTAAAAGTACAATCACTTGA
- a CDS encoding AraC family transcriptional regulator, translating into MKPMNFHMQEDLVCINYGYKPSNLHRWGPGVRDVYALHYIISGKGCLETNDTIYTIKTGESFLICPQMEVFYYPDPGDPWEYIWIEFKGEEALRLLRMTQLSPHNPVTSASNVNLEPLFRIEESTGMQQFEKERANARLHLLLSYYIENYPRTNNTIKTDYVTLAKECIENNYWKENLTVSDIVDYVKIDRTYLFRRFKEATGMSISGYLTAYRIQRACVLLETYGLSIKSIACSVGYKDQLYFSRVFKKVTTLSPSEYAKKHTDKREKEL; encoded by the coding sequence ATGAAGCCGATGAATTTTCATATGCAAGAGGATCTTGTCTGTATTAATTATGGTTATAAGCCGTCCAATTTACATCGCTGGGGTCCGGGAGTGCGGGATGTCTATGCACTACATTATATTATCTCAGGAAAGGGCTGTCTGGAAACCAACGACACAATATATACTATAAAGACTGGTGAGAGCTTTCTGATATGTCCTCAGATGGAGGTGTTTTATTATCCTGATCCAGGTGATCCATGGGAGTATATATGGATTGAGTTTAAGGGGGAGGAAGCACTGCGACTATTGCGAATGACTCAGCTTTCACCCCATAATCCAGTTACATCCGCCTCCAATGTTAATCTGGAACCATTGTTTCGCATTGAGGAAAGCACGGGAATGCAGCAGTTTGAGAAGGAACGGGCAAACGCAAGACTGCACCTTTTATTATCCTACTATATAGAAAATTACCCGAGGACAAATAATACCATAAAGACGGATTACGTTACACTGGCTAAGGAATGTATTGAAAACAATTACTGGAAGGAGAATCTGACAGTATCCGATATTGTTGATTATGTTAAGATTGATAGAACCTATCTATTCCGACGATTTAAGGAAGCAACAGGAATGTCAATATCCGGCTATCTTACTGCCTATCGGATTCAAAGAGCCTGTGTATTGCTGGAAACCTATGGATTATCCATAAAATCCATAGCCTGTTCAGTGGGGTATAAGGATCAATTATATTTTTCCAGAGTATTTAAAAAAGTAACAACTCTTTCTCCCTCTGAGTATGCCAAAAAGCATACGGATAAGAGGGAAAAAGAGTTATGA